One part of the Chryseobacterium sp. 7 genome encodes these proteins:
- a CDS encoding type 1 glutamine amidotransferase domain-containing protein — MKNILLIVTNIDRYASGHLKTGLWLSELTHIYQSAKIKEWAVTIASPKGGNTPVDPESLKPLVLDTISKKYYESPEFMNELAHTRSLDEIKDESFDCIYLTGGHGTMYDFPDNVTLQEILRNQYENNKMVAAICHGVGGLLNVRLSNGEYMIKGRNITGFDWFEETLARRKNEVPFNLEAALKERGVHYKKALIPMTSNVVADGNLITGQNPFSSKEMAKVVVSELEKETFSLRT; from the coding sequence ATGAAAAATATCTTATTAATTGTAACAAACATAGATCGATATGCCAGCGGCCATCTTAAAACCGGATTATGGCTGAGCGAACTTACCCATATTTATCAATCAGCAAAAATAAAAGAATGGGCCGTTACCATAGCTTCTCCTAAAGGCGGAAATACTCCTGTTGATCCGGAAAGCCTGAAACCGCTCGTACTTGACACGATTTCAAAAAAATATTATGAAAGTCCGGAATTTATGAACGAACTGGCTCATACAAGAAGCCTTGATGAGATAAAGGATGAATCTTTCGACTGTATTTATCTTACAGGAGGGCACGGAACGATGTATGATTTTCCTGACAATGTTACTTTGCAGGAAATCCTCAGAAATCAGTATGAAAATAATAAAATGGTGGCCGCAATCTGTCACGGTGTCGGAGGATTACTGAATGTACGCCTTTCAAACGGTGAGTATATGATTAAAGGCCGGAATATCACCGGATTTGACTGGTTTGAAGAAACATTGGCCAGAAGAAAAAATGAAGTGCCCTTTAATCTTGAAGCAGCTCTTAAGGAGCGTGGTGTACATTACAAAAAAGCATTGATTCCTATGACCTCCAATGTGGTGGCTGATGGTAATCTGATTACAGGACAAAACCCTTTCAGCTCTAAAGAAATGGCTAAAGTAGTTGTTTCTGAATTGGAGAAAGAAACATTCAGTTTACGTACATAA